In Leptolyngbya sp. O-77, the genomic window GCTGGACTGCTCACCCTGGCAACGTCGGGTGGGGCGCTAGGATCAGGGGCGATCGCCCAGACTGTCACTTCAACCCGCAGCGCAGACGACATCCAAACACTCCAGCAAGCGTTTGAGGACGCTTACTATGGTGCCAGTGGCACTTTCTTTGGCAACCGGGGCATCGTCAACTCCTTCACCTGGTTCCTTGGCCCCTTCCCCGAAAACAACATCATCACCGATGCGCGGCAGGTGCATCGACTCTACGTGGACGCTTCAAACCAGCAAAACCTGGACGGCCCCACCATCCGCACTGCCGACTTGAACAATCCCTTTGACACCTCGCTGCTGCTGCTGCCTCCCTCTCAACCTCTGCGGCCGATTCCTGCGGGCCCCCAGTTTCCGCCCTTCAGCCAGGGCGTTCCAGGAGATCCCCAGCCTGCGCCGCGTCCAGCGGGCCCGGTTCGAGGACTCTGGTAGCATCCTGGAAGCAGTCCGGGTAAAGCAGGTTGGACAAAAAGAGATTGGACAGAAAGAGATTGGATAAAGCTGGGCAAGCGAAGGTTTCGCCTGTGATGAGTTCGCCTGTGAATTGATTTACCTGTGATTGATTCTGGCTGATAGCCGTTCTCAATTGCCAGTTTTCAATCAACTGCCAGTTTTCAAAACGAGTTGCAGCAAGCCATGTTGCCGCAAGTCATGATGTAAGCGCCGCGCGGTTATATGTTCAGCGTGGCGCTTTTGCTTGTTCTGCAAAGGTTTTCTCGACAGTTTTTAGTCTGATTCCCGGCGCTTGCCAGGCTCAGGCCTATCGCTTATCCAGCGATGCTGCTTGTATAGGCAATTCTTATCAAAAATCGGCGTGGACTATGCATCTCAAAAGAAATACGACAAACTAAGGGAAACTTGTCGGTTCGTCTAGTACCCCGCGAAACAGAGGCGGCACGAGAATCCCTTGATTTCTCTTGCTCAAAGGCTGAAACGCTTGTATGGGAAGGAACTGGGCGATCGCCCACCTGATGAGTATTTTTACTTCAAATTGTCTTCTTTATTAACTTCTGATAAGAAAGAGGGCTATATAATTAACACGTCTTTTGCAAAAATTAACCTAAAAAATTTCTGCTCACGTCTAGGCTGCCCTCAACAATGCTGCGAAATCCAGAAACATCTTTTACCCTGCTAGTCCTGCTAGTTGCCCTCGGCGGCGCTCCTGGTTTGCTTGGACTGCGGTGGGTAGTTCCAACGCTGGCACAATCTACGCCGCCAGAATTTCCGCTGCCCGCCAGCGTTCCGGCAGACACCTCCGTTAATATAGACGGCTCTGCCAGCATGACGCTGATTAATGAAAGTCTGAAGGCCCGCTTTGAGGAGCGCTACCCTGGCACCCGGGTCAACCTTGTCGCAGGCGGCACAGACGCGGCGCTACAGGCCTTACTGGCTGGAGATCTGGATCTGGTGGCAGTGGGGCGCGACCTGACCCAGGCAGAGCGGGATCAGGGATTGGTAGAGGTTCCTCTCAGCCGAGAAAAAATTGCCATCATTGTGGGCGCAGGCAACCCCTTTGCAGGCGACCTGACGTTTGAGCAGTTTGCTCAGATTTTCCGGGGTGAAATTACGGATTGGTCGCAGGTTGGTGGGCCGCCTGGGCCAATTCGCTTTGTCGATCGCCCGGTCTTCAGTGACACCCGCCAGTCGCTTAGTAATTATTCAGTATTTCAGGAAGCGCCTTTTCAAACGGGTAGCAATGCTGAACAAGTTGCGACAGACGACACGGCAGCAGTGGTGCAGGCCCTTGGGACGGATGGGATTAGCTACGCGATCGCCAATCAGGTATTGAACCGAGGCGACGTAAAGATCGTGCCCATGCACCAGACCTTGCCCACCGATCCTCGCTATCCCTTTTCGCAGCCAAGGGGCTACGTCTATCGCGGCACACCGACTCCTCCCGTGCAGGCATTTTTAGGATTTGCAACCTCGGAACCCGGTCAAGAAGTGGTAAAAGAGGCGCGTGAACAAGAAGCCACCGCAGTTGCGCCAGCGGCTCCGGTCGCGCCAGTGCCCGCCACCCCCAGTCCCGTGCTGGATGCCGCGCCCGCAGTCGTCGCCCCGCCGCCGAGGAGTAATCAACCCGAAGGGCTGCTGCCCTGGCTGGCGCTGCTGCTGCTAGGAGCTTTGCCTTTCTTGCTAGGGCTATTTCGGCGGCGAGAGGCGGTGGCTCCAGTTGCGCCGCCGCTGCGCCCAGTGCCGACTGTCGCGCCGCCCCGCCAGATTCCTGCCAGCCGGATTGTGCTAACCCCGCGCAATGCCGAAGATGCCTATGCCTATTGGGAAGCGCCAGAGGCTCATAAAGCAGATCTGAAGCGCCAAGGCGGACGCGATTTGAAACTGCGGATCTACGACGTGACGGATATTGACCTCGATCGGCAGCCTGCCCACAGCGTTCAGGAATATGACGTGGCTGAAACTGACCAGGATCGGCATGTGCCCATCATGGCGAGCGATCGCGACTATCTTGCAGAAATTGGCTACACCACCAGCGACGGACGCTGGCTCAAGCTGGCCCGATCCAACTCGGTGCGCGTGCCCAGCATCTCGGCTGCGGCTGAAGCGGCTCCCGCACCTGTCGTAACCCCCGTCGTGCCGCCTGTGGTTGCTCCGATTGTGCCGCCTCCAGCAGTATCCGTTTCTCCGACAGTACCCGCTCCAGCGCCTACCCCAGTGGAACCCGTTATCGATAAATCTGCTGTGGATGAATCTACTGTGGATGAACCTGTTGTAGCAACGCCAGAGCCAAAGACCCCCACTGTGCCGCCGATTGCTGCGGCTTTGGGCACGGGGGCAACGCTGGCAGCAGGGGCGGCTGCGATGGCAGCGCTGGCCAAGGAAGATGACCAGTCTGCTGTTGAAGCGGCAAAGTTTGACGTGGGGCAAACAGATCTGTCGGCTGAGCGGCTGGCGGATGTAGACACGAATCTACCCGATTTGCCTGATGGCTACGGCGAGAGCCGAATTGTGCTGATGCCTCGCGATCCGCAGTGGGCCTACACTTATTGGGATGTGCCCGATCAACACAAGGCACTACTGCGAGGTCAGGGCGGACAGCGGCTGGCGCTGCGGCTATACGACGTGACCGATATTGATGCCAATAGCCAGCGTCCCCACAGTGTGCAGCAGTACGACTGTGACGAGCTAGCCCGCGACTGGTATTTGCCCATTCCGGTGAGCGATCGCGATTATTTGGTTGAAATTGGCTATCTCACACCAGACGGGATGTGGCTGGTTCTGGCAAGATCCAATGCGGTTCGCATTCCGCCAATCTACCCGTCCGACTGGTTTGAGGATCAGTTTATTACGCTGGGTTGGGAGGAAGACCGGCGCGGCAAGACCTTCCTGCGGCTGATTCCACCCGGGCGACGAGTGGCAGACACGGGCAACCCCATCTACGACGAGATTTTTGACATGGCCGAGTCTGCCGAGGCAATGCGTCTGGCAGGTTCGCTCTATGGCTCCATGCAGCAGGTTCCGGCCTCGGTGCAGGGTTCCCATCAGATGGAATCGGGCGCAGCGCTCAGTTCTATGCAGGCCTCTGGGGCAGCCATTAGCAGCTACGTCTACTCAGAATCAGGGGCAGCGCTGAGTTCCATGCAGGCCTCTGGCGCAGCCATTAGCTCATTTGTCTTTTCGGCTGAAATGGGTCAATGGTCGGGGAAAACTGAGTCCGGCGTGGGCCTATACACCGAGTCGGGTGTGGGTCGATATACCGAATCGGGTGTGGGCATGTCCGGCGTGGGCATGTCCGGCTTAGGTCGATACACCGAGTCCGGCGCGGGCATGTATACCATGTCGGGCGCAGGACTTTATACCGAGTCGGGCGGAGCACTTTACACGATGTCGGGTGTGGGCATGTACACCGAATCAGGCGTGGGTCGATATACCGAATCAGGCGTGGGCATGTCCGGCGTGGGCATGTACAGCATGTCGGGTGTGGGCATGTCCGGCGTGGGCATGTACAGCATGTCGGGTGTGGGCATGTCCGGCGTGGGCATGTACAGCATGTCGGGTGTGGGCATGTCCGGCGTGGGCATGTACAGCATGTCGGGTGTGGGCATGTCCGGCGTGGGCATGTACAGCATGTCGGGTGTGGGCATGTCCGGCGTGGGCATGTACAGCATGTCGGGTGTGGGCATGTCCGGCGTGGGCATGTACAGCATGTCGGGTGTGGGCATGTCCGGCGTGGGCATGTACAGCATGTCGGGTGTGGGCATGTCCGGCGTGGGCATGGGCTATCCGGGGCCGATCAGCTATGCACGGATGTCGGGTGTGGGCCTGTACACCGAGTCCGGTGTGGGTCTGTACACTATGTCGGGGGCTGGCATTTACAGTCTGTCAGGGGTTGGGGTGCCCAATTTCTCTGGCATTGGCATGTCTGGGGTGGGCTTCTTTGGTTCCATGCCGCCGATTCGGGCGCGGAAATTCTGGCTGGTGGCAGATGCAGAGCTGATTATCTACGGCGCGACGGAACCAGATGCTTCTGTAACCATTGCTGGGCGACCTGTGAAGCTGAATCCTGACGGTACGTTCCGCTTCCAGATGTCGTTTCAGGATGGCATGTTGGACTTCCCGATTTTGGCGGTGGCGGCGGACGGCGTTCAGACCCGCGCGGTTCACATGCGGTTTAATCGGGAAACACCAGAACGCCGCACTAATACAAAGGACGAGGCGATGGATCAGCCCTACTAGGGCTTCTCTGGGGGTTCAGCTTGATCCTGTGGGCGGGCGATCGCCCCGTCTCTGATTCTGGGCTGCCTGGGCGGTCTGCTCAGAGACGCGCTCATAGAGCTGTTCAAGCTGCTGAAATAGACGGCTGCTGCGGTCGATGTCGGTTTCGCAGCCGCGAATCTCTTCGGTCTTTCCGTTCGGGTAAAACCGATAGATGGCTTCTGGCCCATCAACGGCCAGCAGGCAGAGGTTTGGGATTGGATTGCGGACATTTGCCTCGCTGCGGATCTGGTCAAAATCGGCGCGGGCAATGCGCGATCGCAGTTGTTGCAGGGTTCCTCGGCGGATGCGTCCGGTGGCGCGATCGTCGACGCTGTTGGCATAGCGGTAGCTGCCATCCTGGTAAATGGTGACTTCTGAAAAGCAGCCTGGCGGATAGCAGAAGCCACCCTCGCGGCGAACCGTGACTAGGGGCGTGCTAGTCTGACTGGTTGGACTGGTCGGAACCGAACCATCTTGAGCAATAGATATTTGAGCAGTAGATAAGGGAGCAGGTGGCTCAGCGATCGCGGCGCTGGCGATCGCCAGACACAGTCCTACAACACCAACTGTCAATGGCCGAGTTTTCATCCCGAAACCCTCACAGAAACTCAATACTGCTACCTTAAGTTCCCGCTTGCTTCGGAGTCGTTGAGTTACTAAAACTGAAACTTGCAGATCTCCGCAAGTTCAGACCAAGTTCAGACGATGTTGCACCTTCAAGACGCTACTTCGAGCCAAACTTTGCTTTGGCCTGTTCGTAGACCTCTTCGGTGATCTGCGTCATGCCGGCCTCTTCAGCAAATTTCTCGATCTTTTTGCGAGCGGCCGGACGCACAAAAAAGGGAATTTCCTTCAAACGGGCCTCGGCTTCAGGAGTCCAGGCGATCGCGCTACTCATAGAAATGGGTTCCACCTGCATTGTTCTGCCCTTCTAGTTTAGGCGCATCGGGTGGGTGGATTTGCAGGGTCACCTGATCCCTAAAATCTGATCCCTAAATCCCGATCCCCTTGTCTGATACACTTTTGACAAGAGGTACACGTCGCTCAAACGACGAAAAATCAAGCAGTTTGGAGGGTATCCGGTGGAAAGTACACTCGGTTTGGAAATTATCGAAGTGGTAGAGCAAGCGGCGATCGCCTCTGCTCGGTTGATGGGCAAGGGGGATAAGAACGAAGCCGACCGGGTCGCTGTAGAAGCCATGCGCGAACGGATGAACAAAATCCATATGCGCGGACGGATCGTGATTGGTGAAGGGGAGCGCGACGAAGCGCCTATGCTCTACATCGGCGAAGAAGTGGGCATCTGCACCCGAGAAGATGCGGCGGCCTTCTGTAACCCCGACGAACTGCTGGAAATCGACATCGCCGTTGACCCCTGTGAGGGCACCAACCTCTGCGCCTACGGTCAGCCCGGTTCGATGGCAGTGCTGGCGATTTCCGAAAAGGGTGGCCTGTTCAACGCGCCCGACTTTTATATGAACAAGCTGGCTGCGCCTCCTGCCGCCAAAGGCAAAGTCGATATCCGCAAGTCTCCGACTGAAAACCTGAAGATCTTGGCAGAATGTCTAGATCGGGCTATTGACGAACTCGTGGTGGTGGTGATGAAGCGCGATCGCCACGACGCGCTGATCAAAGAAATCCGCGAAGCTGGAGCACGTGTCCGCTTGATCACTGATGGCGACGTATCGGCCGCCATCTCCTGCGCCTTTTCAGGAACCAATATCCACGCGCTGATGGGCATTGGCGCTGCGCCCGAAGGCGTAATTTCTGCGGCGGCGATGCGGGCCCTCGGCGGTCACTTCCAAGGGCAACTCGTTGCAGATCCCGCCGTGGTCATGACCAAAGAATGGGCCAACAAGACCCTAGAGGAAAACATCGCCCGCCTCAAGGAAATGAACATCACCGATCCCGATCGGGTGTATGAGTGTGAAGAACTGGCATCGGGCAACACGGTGCTGTTCGCCGCTTGCGGCATCACCTCCGGCACGCTGATGGAAGGCGTGCGCTTCTTTAAGGGTGGCGCACGGACTCAAAGTCTTGTCATCTCCACCCAGTCCAAAACCGCCCGCTTCGTAGACACCATCCACATGGGCGACAACACCAAGCATTTGCAACTGCACTAAGCTGCAAATACCCGTCGCTCAATAGCTGCGAAAGAGTCAGGTTCCTATCTGGCTCTTTTTTGCAGTTCGAGTGCAGTTCGAGTGCAGTTCGAGTGCAGTTCGAGTGCAATTCAAGTGCAATTCAAGTGCAGTTCAAGTGCAGTTCAAGAGAGAGTTAGAACGATGCTCTGGCTCATCGGCGGCACGCAGGAAAGCGCAATGCTGGCGCGAGATCTGGTTACCCAGGGGATATGCTGCGTGGTGACGGTGACGACAGCGGCGGCGCGGCGGCTCTATCCAGACACCGAACGCTGTCGTGTGTGGGTCGGCAAGCTGACCCCAGAAACGGTGGGCGAGTTTTTGCAGATGTACTCAGTTCGCGCCATTCTGGATGCGTCTCACCCGTTTGCGGCGGCGGTGTCGGAACTGGCGATCGCCACTGCTGCTGACCTGCACCTGCCCTACCTGCGCTTCGAGCGATCGCCCGTGGAAGGCGTTGCGTCGGGGGAATGGGTCTTTCCCAATGTTGAAGCCCTGCTAGAGAGCCATTTACTGATCAACGAGCGGGTCTTGTTGACCATTGGCTATCGCTATTTGCCGCTATTTCAGCCGTGGCAAGATCGCGCAACTCTGTTCGCCCGCATTTTGCCGTCACACCAAGCGCTGGCAGGGGCGATCGCCGCTGGGTTTACCCCGGATCGGCTGATTGCGCTGCGCCCGCCTATTTCTGCGGCCTTAGAAAAGGCGCTCTGGCAACAGTGGCAAATTTCCCTTGTGGTGGCCAAGGCATCTGGCAGTCCCGGCGGCGAAGACATCAAGCGTCAGGTCGCTGCCG contains:
- a CDS encoding DUF4912 domain-containing protein yields the protein MLRNPETSFTLLVLLVALGGAPGLLGLRWVVPTLAQSTPPEFPLPASVPADTSVNIDGSASMTLINESLKARFEERYPGTRVNLVAGGTDAALQALLAGDLDLVAVGRDLTQAERDQGLVEVPLSREKIAIIVGAGNPFAGDLTFEQFAQIFRGEITDWSQVGGPPGPIRFVDRPVFSDTRQSLSNYSVFQEAPFQTGSNAEQVATDDTAAVVQALGTDGISYAIANQVLNRGDVKIVPMHQTLPTDPRYPFSQPRGYVYRGTPTPPVQAFLGFATSEPGQEVVKEAREQEATAVAPAAPVAPVPATPSPVLDAAPAVVAPPPRSNQPEGLLPWLALLLLGALPFLLGLFRRREAVAPVAPPLRPVPTVAPPRQIPASRIVLTPRNAEDAYAYWEAPEAHKADLKRQGGRDLKLRIYDVTDIDLDRQPAHSVQEYDVAETDQDRHVPIMASDRDYLAEIGYTTSDGRWLKLARSNSVRVPSISAAAEAAPAPVVTPVVPPVVAPIVPPPAVSVSPTVPAPAPTPVEPVIDKSAVDESTVDEPVVATPEPKTPTVPPIAAALGTGATLAAGAAAMAALAKEDDQSAVEAAKFDVGQTDLSAERLADVDTNLPDLPDGYGESRIVLMPRDPQWAYTYWDVPDQHKALLRGQGGQRLALRLYDVTDIDANSQRPHSVQQYDCDELARDWYLPIPVSDRDYLVEIGYLTPDGMWLVLARSNAVRIPPIYPSDWFEDQFITLGWEEDRRGKTFLRLIPPGRRVADTGNPIYDEIFDMAESAEAMRLAGSLYGSMQQVPASVQGSHQMESGAALSSMQASGAAISSYVYSESGAALSSMQASGAAISSFVFSAEMGQWSGKTESGVGLYTESGVGRYTESGVGMSGVGMSGLGRYTESGAGMYTMSGAGLYTESGGALYTMSGVGMYTESGVGRYTESGVGMSGVGMYSMSGVGMSGVGMYSMSGVGMSGVGMYSMSGVGMSGVGMYSMSGVGMSGVGMYSMSGVGMSGVGMYSMSGVGMSGVGMYSMSGVGMSGVGMYSMSGVGMSGVGMGYPGPISYARMSGVGLYTESGVGLYTMSGAGIYSLSGVGVPNFSGIGMSGVGFFGSMPPIRARKFWLVADAELIIYGATEPDASVTIAGRPVKLNPDGTFRFQMSFQDGMLDFPILAVAADGVQTRAVHMRFNRETPERRTNTKDEAMDQPY
- a CDS encoding PCP reductase family protein, which encodes MQVEPISMSSAIAWTPEAEARLKEIPFFVRPAARKKIEKFAEEAGMTQITEEVYEQAKAKFGSK
- the glpX gene encoding class II fructose-bisphosphatase; protein product: MESTLGLEIIEVVEQAAIASARLMGKGDKNEADRVAVEAMRERMNKIHMRGRIVIGEGERDEAPMLYIGEEVGICTREDAAAFCNPDELLEIDIAVDPCEGTNLCAYGQPGSMAVLAISEKGGLFNAPDFYMNKLAAPPAAKGKVDIRKSPTENLKILAECLDRAIDELVVVVMKRDRHDALIKEIREAGARVRLITDGDVSAAISCAFSGTNIHALMGIGAAPEGVISAAAMRALGGHFQGQLVADPAVVMTKEWANKTLEENIARLKEMNITDPDRVYECEELASGNTVLFAACGITSGTLMEGVRFFKGGARTQSLVISTQSKTARFVDTIHMGDNTKHLQLH
- a CDS encoding cobalt-precorrin-6A reductase, coding for MLWLIGGTQESAMLARDLVTQGICCVVTVTTAAARRLYPDTERCRVWVGKLTPETVGEFLQMYSVRAILDASHPFAAAVSELAIATAADLHLPYLRFERSPVEGVASGEWVFPNVEALLESHLLINERVLLTIGYRYLPLFQPWQDRATLFARILPSHQALAGAIAAGFTPDRLIALRPPISAALEKALWQQWQISLVVAKASGSPGGEDIKRQVAADLGIQLATIARPALAYPQVTSDWAIALDFCRRALAQ